A window of Agrobacterium tumefaciens contains these coding sequences:
- a CDS encoding sigma-70 family RNA polymerase sigma factor has protein sequence MGSVPNDLDRALAACAKGDKNALRLIFDREAGRLVAVAQRIVRRRELAEEVVQESFVRIWTHAHQYRADQGSARGWIYAIVRNRALNLVRDTRRELTVEDVDMLRDSEAATQVIAAWQQLDRNSRLYECLGQLDETKRQGILMAYVGGYSHGEIAGRLSIPLGTTKSWIRRGLIALRECMA, from the coding sequence ATGGGCTCCGTGCCGAACGATCTCGACAGGGCGCTCGCTGCCTGCGCGAAAGGCGATAAAAATGCGTTGCGGTTGATATTCGATCGCGAGGCCGGGCGGCTCGTCGCGGTAGCCCAGCGTATCGTCAGGCGGCGCGAGCTGGCCGAAGAGGTTGTTCAGGAAAGCTTTGTGCGAATTTGGACCCATGCGCATCAATATCGCGCCGATCAGGGATCTGCGCGGGGATGGATTTACGCGATCGTCCGCAACCGCGCCCTCAATCTTGTCCGCGATACGCGCCGCGAACTGACCGTTGAGGACGTCGACATGCTTCGGGATAGTGAAGCCGCAACACAGGTGATCGCCGCATGGCAGCAACTGGATCGGAACTCACGGCTCTATGAATGTCTCGGTCAGCTCGACGAGACGAAGCGTCAGGGAATCTTGATGGCCTATGTCGGGGGATACTCTCACGGTGAGATCGCCGGCAGGCTATCCATTCCGCTCGGAACGACAAAGTCCTGGATAAGGCGTGGCCTCATCGCCCTGCGGGAGTGTATGGCATGA
- a CDS encoding FAD-dependent oxidoreductase — protein MITRAQDVTSLPFQVCIVGAGPVGLATAFRLEKQGIGVLLVEAGQHDNGGRVVNATNHHAPGGPPR, from the coding sequence ATGATCACGCGTGCGCAGGACGTGACATCATTACCGTTTCAGGTTTGCATCGTTGGTGCTGGGCCGGTGGGACTAGCCACTGCATTTCGCCTGGAGAAACAGGGTATCGGCGTTCTTCTGGTCGAGGCGGGACAACACGATAACGGCGGTCGAGTGGTGAACGCAACCAACCACCATGCGCCTGG
- a CDS encoding anti-sigma factor yields the protein MTIDRKDSADLADDYVLGLLDEKDVGAIEAELVHDAALRAEVSRSRERFLPLDTAVEPAANTEGLWEKIEARLVQQSAPAQDASPRSANDNNSWRSVALSAIAASLLLAIGLAFSLARPSDPLVIAVLLDERGQVQAVVEDFGNERATVRMLADFAVPQDKTIQLWTLPSKEVGPVSLGLLEGVRSAQLEGPPLPAPRTDQLYEITLEQAGGSPTGKPTGPILAKGFARMPR from the coding sequence ATGACCATTGACCGCAAAGACAGTGCCGATCTTGCCGATGATTACGTTCTTGGCCTGCTGGATGAAAAGGACGTCGGAGCAATCGAGGCTGAACTGGTGCATGATGCTGCCCTGCGCGCGGAGGTGTCCAGAAGCCGGGAGCGATTTCTTCCCCTTGATACCGCGGTTGAACCTGCTGCAAATACCGAAGGCTTATGGGAAAAAATCGAAGCCCGCCTGGTTCAGCAAAGCGCTCCTGCACAGGACGCGTCGCCCAGGTCCGCAAATGATAACAATAGCTGGCGTAGCGTCGCTCTTTCAGCTATCGCCGCAAGCCTGCTGCTCGCCATCGGTCTTGCCTTCAGCCTAGCGCGGCCTTCCGATCCCCTCGTGATCGCGGTTCTCCTTGACGAAAGAGGTCAGGTGCAGGCTGTCGTTGAGGATTTCGGAAACGAGAGGGCAACGGTGCGGATGCTGGCCGATTTTGCGGTGCCGCAGGACAAGACGATCCAGCTATGGACGTTGCCCTCGAAGGAGGTTGGTCCCGTTTCGCTCGGTTTGCTCGAGGGCGTGCGTTCCGCGCAGCTGGAAGGGCCTCCACTTCCTGCCCCCCGAACCGACCAGCTTTACGAAATCACGCTCGAGCAGGCGGGTGGCTCGCCAACCGGCAAACCCACTGGGCCAATTCTTGCAAAGGGATTTGCCCGGATGCCACGATAG